The Triticum urartu cultivar G1812 chromosome 6, Tu2.1, whole genome shotgun sequence genome includes the window GGGGCCGCGCCCCTCGCGCTGCTCCCCGACGACGTGGGCGGGCGCGCGGGCCTCGACCCACGGGGCTTGGCCAAGTGGCGGGCGAGCGATGGCGTCGCGAGGGGGCCGGAGGAGGCCAGGGCATTCCCCTGCATGCCGTGGCGCCGCCGTCTCCGCCCCCGCCTCCTCCCCCGACGCCCGTCACCATGGTAAGCATCCCCAGCCGAGTCCGCTCTCCCCGTTGGTTGCCCCGGTCGTAGAACCGCCTAATCTGACCTCCCTTGTCTCCCACCGCAGATCATCTCCAAGAAGAACCGCCGCGAGATCTGCAAGTACCTCTTCCAGGGTGAGCtcctcccccctcccccgcccATTTTACGCACCGCGCCGGCCGTAGCCAGGATTCAGATGCCATCTCGTTAGTCTTCTTCTGTAGGGTTCGATCCATGTGTTGCGTAGGGTTTTAACCATGTTGCCCCGTCAGTGTTCTTGGCACCCATTGACCGCAACGAGTTCGCTCTTATGCGCGGTTGCTGCAAGGTTCAAGCATAGGCAGTTTGGACACCACTCATGTCAAGCTGCAATCTGGAAGAATTCTACTGACTATTACAGTAGTCTAAGCATCTTAACTGAATTCCTTGGTGCTAATTTCAACTTTTTATGTGTGCAAGAATGCCACTCCTTTGGACGGACTGAATGATTTTACTGATGAATCTATTGTGATGCGTGTGCAGAGGGAGTCTTGTACGCCAAGAAGGACTACAACCTGGCCAAGCACCCCCATGTCTATGCCTTGAACCTCAAGGTCATCAAGCTCATGCAGAGCTTCAAGTCCAAGGAGTACGTCAGGGAGACCTTCTCGTGGCAGCACTACTACTGGTACCTGGCCAACGACGACATTGAGTTCCTCCGCACCTTCCTCAACCTGTCGTCTGAGATCGTGCCCAATCGATCCTGTGATGTGATGTGATGGATCCCCTTCCATGTCCATGTGTGCTCTTCACTTCAGATGCAGACGCAGAGCTGCGTGCAGATGACGGAGGCGGACAAGGAGCATAAGAAGATGCTCGACAACTACTCCCAGCAAGCCGACGACATCAAGGTACCACTTCTCCTTCGATTCGATCAATGTTTGATCTAGTGCTGGTCGTGGGTGCATCTGAATTCCGTGTGGACTGGGAACCTGAAATTGCGACCCTACTGTCGGTGTGGATTCCTTGCAGGCATCGTACAAGAAGTTGATGATAGATGTGCAGTCGTCTTCGTCTCGTAGTACTGCAGAGGCTCACCAAAGACATCTATCTTCTCAATTTTACTTCATCTCAGTCTTCAATTCAAGCCACTGTCTATAGCAGTGGTTTATCGTTTAGTACTGACTTGGTTCGCAATGGTCAGTGTGCAAGGTGACCCTCCCTGACATGGCAAATGGCAAAGTCTGTGGCCAGAGCTATCGATGGCTTGCGCAGTCGCTACAACTTATTAGATGCACCATCGGACCACGCAGTTTAGTTGATTATCATCCATGTCAACTTATTAGATGCACCATAGTTGTGCTAGTTAATTGCAACTTTTTGTACAGAATGTCAAGTTTCTCATTGAAAAAAACTAAGCATTTCAATACTATACTTTTTATGCCGATGACAACAATGAATGTAGTACTATGAAAAGATCAATTTTGTGCATACTATGGATTATAATACTACAGTCCTTACCTTTTCTTAATACAACGAAAATTCTGCTTGTTCTGTATGCTCCATCCTAAGCATGTATATATACCCATTAGTTTGTGTTCTTGATATCTACCTGTAGTGTCATGAGGAATAAATCTCCTCACTTCATATGTTGCCCTATGGAATTCAGCAGACACTTTTTATCAACACTAAGTTCAGATTAATAGGCGCTGCTTAACATACCTAAGAGTGTGGCATGTTGTGAAGTGATGCTGCAACTCCAGAGTAGACAATTATAACATATTAGTAAAATCAGTATGCATACCTGACTTGTATGTATTTTTTTCAAGGTCTATACAAGTGCCATCTTTTTCTGGCAACATCTTTTTATCTTGTTATTTTAGTCCATGAGTGTTGTGTTGGAGCATCACTGACTTGTATGGTTTTTTTAAAGGCCTATAGAAGTGCCATCTTTGACTGGAAACATATGCCTCCTATGTCATGTCATGTATCTATTTGACATTACTTGTTTTAAGTGAATGGTGTATTACTTACAAGTGTCAATGTACTGATGGAAACAATGATTGTTTACTTGTGACTAATCTGCTTTCCATCTCATTTGTAGGAGTTCCCGAAATGCCCGACTCCAGCCCCGTCCTCCCCGACGCCTGGTCATGGCTGTGCATGGGCGGACGCGGCTTGTCGCTTCCTCCAAGAACCTTGTCCCTTCGATCTGGTGCGCAGGGGGCGCATCACCAGATCGGCGGATCAGGCATGGCTTGGACTTGCTTGCCTCTACCAAGGAAGGACGAGCTCGTGCAATGAGGCGTTGTTGCTCCACACTCGCGCAAGATGCTGGCTGGATTGCTGCCCCTGTCGTACAGTACACTATAGGTGAGCAGATCCAAGCCAGTCCGTCTGTCTCTTTGATTGATGGATTCAAACCATGCCATCCGTCAGTACGTACGTACGTGTATGATTCAACAAAATCATGCCTTATTACACCACTGCAGTACACGCTATGTATCTATCATTGGTGGACGGCATCATTCAACAGTTTAGTTTGGTGATGATTACCTAGTTTGCAGCAAGGAATGCACTAGGTAGTACTTGTATAAATTAGCCACATGGACTAACTGCCTGCCTGCCTAATTGAACGAATCAATTTGATTAGTATGTTTGCTGCCATTTTGTTAGTCTGCAGAAGCATATCTAGTTTGTTAGTCAGCCACTTTTTTGCTAGAACCATAAATCCTGATGCATGCTGATTATGGTCTGGTTTGTTAGATCTGTTCTGCTGTTGCTTAAAATTTGACTAGATTCTGAATGTGTATCTGCTGTGTATCTGCTGTTGCCTGGATTCTGAATGAACATGTCAGTATACTATATACCCAAAAAAACATGCTTACAGTTCTTTTCATTTCTATGATCAATTTAGTTAGAGTTGCACATGTCAGTATACTATATACCAAAAAAATCCTAGCTAGTGAGAACATTTGTCACTCCATGAACACATACTGGTTAGTGTTAGTCATACTATTTATCTACATGGCATTTGATGTCAATTCTTGCTTATAAGTTATTGGATCACTCCATGAACACATTCTTATTCTTATATTTTCATTCTTATTCTTTGCACAGGTGAAGTGTGAATCCAAGGCCGAAGTTGTGAATCATATCAACAAAGAGGAGCATATTATGTGTTGTAATTGTACGCATATCTGGGTTGTAGTATACTAAATTGTAATAGACTAATGTAGTCTTATTTTGGACGAATTTCATTTGCTCTCTAGTTTGTTCAAAACAATGATTGTGTATGTGATTTGAATACCCGTGAAATGGAAACCTGACAAGAGGGTCCAAGCTATAATGGTTGTTTGACAAATTTCGAAATttctgacatgtgggacatattTTGAGATAAGCATGACATGTGGGGCTGGCTTACTAGTGGTATCCCAATGTATAATGGCTGAAACTAGAAAAATCAATGGACTAAAAAGGCTACGGCCCAAAAATAAAATGGCTTAAATGTTGGGCCTGGCCCATGTAGTTGACCAAAATTAATcaagaaaaaaatataaaaaaggccgaattgttgggctaggcccatgtagaaaactgaattggaccgggctgaatcttgtgccacatcagcttgccacgctggatgcctacgtggcctggagaggttgctagtgaccaaaatgCCACAGTGGacatattttggtcataaacgtttgcgaccattccagaagaaaggtcgctatagtcagtttacgacgcccagcttttgaccttatgtttttggtcacaaaaaggtcataaatggaaatttgtgaccatacagtgaccaatagtggtggtcataagttgacatatttcttgtagtggtacatggctgttgtcgctctctagttggtcgcttcccagtcttttgcgagccttcacttgtactaagcgggaatattgcttgtgcatccaatccttTAAACCCCAAATttattctagatgagtccactataccttcctatatgtggtatctacctgtcgttccaagtaaatttgtatgtgccaaactctaaaccttcaaataaatattctgttttatatgctcgaatagctcatgtatcaaccaaggctgtccttatcttccgtgttaggcaggttattctcaagaggagtggactccgctcctcattcacgagaacatggctggtcaccgggatgcccagtcccatgctttatgcaaactaaatcaaaattaattgcaaacaaaactccccctaggacctgatgtatgttggagacactcgttgtttcgagcaagtcatggattgatgcttgttggtggaggggcagtataaactttaccattctgtttgggaaacACCCAGTAGTAGCTCCctatttcaatacgttcctagagaaagattaagttgaaagatattgtaagcattgacgcggactaggtccgttgtctgaggagtgtcctcactgcttcacagaaggcttatgtttttgatgcaccgctcggtgtgccaacccctccagcgtcgtctgtggatgttatGAACATCTTACAGATACGTcgtgatgactacttgatagttaagtgcaccatactttacggcttagaatcgggatcccaatgacgttttgaatgccataaaacatatgagatgttccaagagctgaaattaggatttcaggctcatgcccgcgttgagaggtatgagacctctgacaagttctttgcctacaagatggaggagaatagctcagctagtgagcatgtgatcagaatgtctgggtgctacaatcacttgaatcaagtgggagttaaacttccagataagatagtgattgatagagttctctattcactatcactaagctactagatcttcgtgatgaactatgacatgcaagggatggagatgatcccggagctgttcgcggtgcttaagaccgcaaaagtagaaatcaagaaggagcatcaagtgttgatggtttaacaagaccactggtttcaagaagggcaagggctagaagggaaacttcatgaatggcaaaccaattgccgctccagtgaaggaacccaaggttgaacccaaacccgagactcagtgcttctattgtaaggggaacggtcactggtagcggaactaccccaaaatgcatggtagataagaaggctggcaacttcaacaaagtatatacgtgttattaatgtgtaccttactagtactcctggtagcacctgggtattggataccggttcagttgctattattggtgacttgaagcaaaagctacggactaaacggagactagcCAAGGGTGAGGTGACGGTGTGTGTTgaaagtgtttccaaagttgataagatctccatcgcacgctccatctgccttcggaaTTAGTATTggacctagataaatgttatcgggtgtctacgttgagcatgaatatgattagatcatgttcattgcaatacggttattcatttaagttagagaataatggttattccgtttacatgaataataccttccatggtcatgcaccctatgtgaatggttcattgaatctcggtcgtggtaatacacatgttcacgccaaaatatgtagagttaataatgatagtaccactttcttgtgacACTGCTGCTTAGGTCATTTTGgcataaaatgcatgaagaaactccatgctgatggatgtttggagtcacttgattttgaatcgcttgacacatgcgagccatgcctcatgggcaggatgactaagatcccattttcaggtacaatgaaacgggaaAGTGACTTgctggaaatcatacatgctgatgtgtgtgatccaatgagaattaaGGCGTGTggtggatatcattattttctcatcttcactgacgatttgagtagatatgggtatatttacttaatgaagcacaagtctgaaatgcTTGAAAGGTCCAAGCAATTTCAaagtgaagttaagaaccatcataacaagaagatcaaatttcTGAGTTAtcagtttggcaatcacttaagacattgtggaattgtttcacagttgaagccacctggaacaccacagcttaatggtgtgtccggacgtcgtaatcgaaccttatgagatatggtgcgatctatgatgtctctaagcgatctaccgctatcattttgaggttatgcgttagagacagctgcattcactttagatagggcaccatctaagtccattTGAGACAACgtcgtatgaactatggtttggcaagaaaccaaagttgtcatttcttaatgtttggggctgcgatgcttatggcTTCAGCCgggaaaagctcgaacccaaagcggacaaatatgtgttcataggatacccaaacgtaacagttgggtataccttctatctcagatccaagggcaaAAATGTTTGTCGCAAGGACGGGTCCTTTCTCTCGaaggaattgagtgggaggaagatagaacttgatgaggttgtcgaacctttacttcagccagagagtgatgcaacacaaaaggatgtttctgtggcgcctacgtctgttgaagaggaagttaatgatagtgatcatgaagcttcggatcaagttgctatcgaacctcgtaggtcgacaaggatatgtactactcctgagtggtacggtaatcctgtcttagatatcatgttgtaggacaacaatgaacctacgagctatggagaagcgatgatAGGCCCGTATTCCAataaatggttagaagccatgaaatccaagataggatccatgtatcagaacaaagtatggactttggtggacttgcccgatgatcggcaagccattgagaataaatggatctttaagaagaagacgaaCGCGGACGGTAATGTCACCGTCTATGAAGTTTGACTTGTGGCAAAGagtttttcacaagttcaaggagttgactacgatgagattttctcacccgtagcgatacttaagtccgtcggaatcatgttagcattagctgtatttttcgattattaaatctgacagatggatgtcaaaacaagttttcttacaagttttcgtaagaaaaagttgtatgtgatacaataaaaggttttgtcgatcctaaggatgctataaggtatgctggctccagcgatccttctatggactagagcaagcatctcggagtcggaatatatgctttgatggagtgatcaaagcttttaggtttatacaatgtttgctagaaacttgtatttacaagaaagtgagtgggagcactacaacatttctgataagtatatgtggatgacatattgtggatctgaaatgatgtagaatttctggaaagcataaacggttgtttgaaaagtgtttttcaatggaagacctggataaagctgattacatattgggcatcaagatctatagagatagttCAAGACGCccgatgatactttcaaagaacacacaccttgacatgattttgaaggagttcaaaatagatcagtcaaagaaggagttcctacctgagttgtaaggtgtcaagttgagtaagactcaaagcatgaacacggcagaagaaagaggaaggacgaaggtcgtcccctatgtttttgtcataggctctatccggtatgccatgctgagtaccacacctgatgtgtgccttgccccatgtctggcaagagggtacaaaaggtgatccaggagtggatcaccagatagcggtcaaaattatccttagaggaataaggaaatgtttctcggttatggaggtgataaagagttcgacgtaaagagttacgtcgatgcaaacttaacacctatccggatagctctgaatAGAGAtacggatacgtataatggagcaacaatttgaaatggctccaagtATAGTGTgatagctgcatctacaagatgacatagagatttgtaaagcacacacggatctgaaaggttgcagacccgttgactaaaacctctctcacaggcataacatgatcaaaccaagaactcattgagtgttgatcacatggtaatgtgaactagattattgactctagtaaactctttgggtgttggtcacatggggatgtgaccagtgagtgttaatcacatgacgatgtgaactagattattgactctagtgcaagtgggagactgttggaaatatgccctagaggcaataacaaattggttattattatatttccttgttcatgataatcgtttattatccatgctagaattgtattgataggaaactcagatacatgtgtggatacatagacaacaccatgtccctagtaagcctctagttgactagcttgttgatcagtagatggttacggtttcctgaccatggacattagatgtcgttgatgacgggatcacatcatcaggacaatgatgtgatggacaagacccaatcctaagcctagcacaagatcgtatagttcgtctgctaaagcttttctaatgtcaagtatcatttcctcagaccatgagattgtgcaactcccggataccgtaggaatactttgggtgtaccaaacgtcagtaactgggtggctataaaggtacactacaggtatctccgaaagtgtctgttgggttggcacgaatcgagactgggatttgtcacttcgtgtgacggagaggtatctctgggcccactcggtaggacatcatcataatgtgcacaatgtgaccaaggagttgatcatgggatgatgtgttacggaacgagtaaagagacttgccggtaacgagactgaacaaggtatcgggatactgacgatcgaatctcgggcaagtacaatactactggacaaagggaattgtatacgggattgattgaatcctcgacatcgtggttcatccgataagatcatcgtggagcatgtgggagccaacatggttatccagatcccgctgttggttattgaccggagatttgtctcggtcatgtctacatgtctcccgaacccgtagggtctacacacttaaggttcgatgacgctagggttgtagggaaagtatgtacgcggttactgaatgttgttcggagtcccggatgagatcccggacgtcacgaggagttccggaatggtccggaggtaaagattaatatataggaagtgaggttttggccaccggaagtgtttcgggcataaccggtagtgtaccgggaccaccggaggggtccggggttccaccgggaggggccacgggccccggaggcatacatgggccaagtgtgagaagggaccagcccctagataggctggggcgcctccccaccaaggcccatgcgcctagagagaagagggggcaaaccctaagggcagatgggccctaaggcccatgcctggtgcgcctccctctcccccccacttggccgccaccctagatggggattggggctgccgccgccccctagggtggaaaccctaggtgggggcgcagccctccctctccccctatatatagtggaggcaaaggggcagcccacaCACGAGTTCTTCTcatgttggcgcagccctacccctctccctcctcgtctctcgtagtgcttggtgaagccatgctggagttccgcgctcctccaccaccaccacgccatcgtgctgctgctggacgaagtcttccccaacctctccctctctccttgctggatcaaggtgtgggagacgtcactgggctgcacgtgtgttgaacgcggaggcgccgttgttcgacGCTTAGATAGGAATCAACTACGATCTGAATCACTatgagtacgactccttcatccgcattcttgcaatgcttccgcttagtgatctacaagggttgtagatgcactcctattcccctcgttgctagattactccatagattgatcttggtgatgcgtagaaaattttaaatttctgctacgatccccaacagtggcatcatgagctaggtctatgtgtagtttctatgcacgagtagaacacaaagtagttgtgggcgtcgattttgtcaatttacttcccgttactagtcttatcttgattcggcggcatcgtgggatgaagcggcccggaccgaccttacacgtacacttacgtgagacaggttccaccgactgacatgcactaggtgcataaggtggctagcgggtgtctgtctctcccactttagtcggatcggattcgatgaaaagggtccttatgaagggtaaatagaaattggcatatcacgttatggttttggcgtaggtaagaaacgttcttgctagaaacctatagcagccacgtaaaaaatttgcaacaacaattagaggacgtctaacttgtttttgcagcatatgccttgtgatgtgatatggccaaaaggatgtgatgaatgatatatgtgatgtatgagattgatcatgttcttgtaataggaatcacgacttgcatgtcgatgagtatgacaaccagcaggatccataggagttgtcttaatttatttatgacctgcgtgtcaacataaacatcatgtaattactttactttattgctaaatcgttagccatagtagtagaagtaatagttgacgagacaacttcatgaagaaacgatgatggagatcatgatgatggagatcatggtgtcatgccggtgacgatgatgatcatggagccccggagatggagatcaaaaggagcgaagtgataatggccatatcatgtcactatttgattgcatgtgatgtttatcatgttttataTCTTATTCgattagaacgacggtagcttaaataagatgatccctcactaaaatttcaagaaaagtgttctccctaactgtgcaccgttgcgaaggttcgttgtttcgaagcaccacgtgatgatcaggtgtgatagattctaacgttcgaatacaatgggtgttgacgagcctagcatgtacagacatggcctcggaacacatgtgaaacacttaggttgacttgacgagcctagcatgtacagacatggcctcagaacacggaggaccgaaaggtcgaacatgagtcgtatagaagatgcgatcaacatgagatattcaccgatgatgactagtccgtctcacgtgatgatcggacacggcctagtcgattcggatcatgtatcacttagatgactagagggatgtctatctgagtgggagttcattaaataatttgattagatgaacttaattatcatgaacattgttggggatataactatttgtgtaagccgcccaggaggggccgggttatgcaAAGAGAGGTTCATCAGAAGCCCAAGACCCAGCATGAGGATGGCGGTTCATAGGGTTTAAAGCCCACGGGCGGCCTAAGGCCCATAGTGACAAACCTCCATGATGGCATGACTTGTAACAtaaggtagaagtaactagtcACCGAGTCGGACACTATTTATGAGCCGGCCGTGACTCCGTAAGCCgtagggcgtcaacccgtgtatataaggggacgacccgccggcggcttagggcaagaaacaaccaaTTGAGAACCGGGCGTAGTGTATCTCGCTCCCcggtcatcgaaacctcaagcaataccaacccaactagacgtaggccttccttcaccgtaaggggctgaactagtataaacctctcgtgtcctttgtcccgattaacccctttaagcttcctagttgtgatggctccacgattaagtccttgcaagaggacatctgccgtgacaattccatgacagttggcgccaaccgtggggccagcgcacgatggatttgagttcttgaagggcagcttcgaagggctcaagggatacgcagttggctggatgaccaagagtcatcgtggcaagatctac containing:
- the LOC125517045 gene encoding uncharacterized protein LOC125517045, producing MIISKKNRREICKYLFQEGVLYAKKDYNLAKHPHVYALNLKVIKLMQSFKSKEYVRETFSWQHYYWYLANDDIEFLRTFLNLSSEIVPNRSCDMQTQSCVQMTEADKEHKKMLDNYSQQADDIKEFPKCPTPAPSSPTPGHGCAWADAACRFLQEPCPFDLILNVYLLCICCCLDSE